The Pyxidicoccus sp. MSG2 DNA segment TCGTACGAGTAGAAGGAGGTGTTGAAGTGGCTCGTGCCCGTGCCGTCGTCCACGCCGGACTCGACGACGACCCACTGCCCGCTCGCTACGCACTGCTGCGGGTAGCTGCACGTGCCCTGCGTGTAGATGCGGGGCTGCCCCGAGGCGGCGGGCGCCTCCTGGAGGTGCTGGTAGCGCACCGTCACGGCCTTGCCGTGCTTCCCGGCGAGGACGCCCGTGAGCACGTCTGGCTCGCGTCCCTTGCGCAGATACAGCCGCAGGACGCCGTGGTTCTCACGCTGGCTCACGGGAACCGAGGGGTCTTTCTCCACCTGGACGATGTCCGAGAGGCCATCGCCGTTGAAGTCGAATACCTGGGAGAAACGCTGCCCGTAGCCGTAGGGCTTGTCCGAGGAGGTCCCCCCCGTCCGCTGCCCCACCGGCACGGTCAGCTCGCGCGGCTCGAAATGGTCGTCGCGCGCCAGCAGCACCCACATCTTTTCCCGCAGCACGCCACGCCCGTTGCTGAGCCCCGAGTCCGTCAACAGCAGGTCCTGCCTGCCGTCGTGGTCGAAGTCCAGCACGCGCACGCCGGGGTCGAGGCCGCGGCTGGTGTCGCGGATCCACGAAGGACTCACCTCGTGGAGCGGGTCGAGGTTCTGGAACACGGGCGGCAGGAAGCCGTTGCCCGTGTTGATGGCAATCGAAAGGTCCCCGTAGCTCTTCCCCGCGTCCGTGTCCCGGTCCCGCCGCACGCTGACGGCGTCGGCCAGGCCATCCGCGTTGATGTCCAAGAACCACGTGCGAGCGTAGTGCTTGCGGGAGACGGAGGAGCCAATCGGCACCGCCGACAATGTCGTGGTCCAGTGGCGCTCCGCGCTCCCCGGCCCAACCCCCACCGCGATGTGCTGCGCGGAGGCATGGTCGATGGCCCCGGGCCCCGCACCCCGCACGAGGATTTCGGTGCTGCCATCGCCGTCCACGTCCACGGCGTAGCCCGAGTGGTCGATGGAGGACTGTAGCGGCAGTCCGACGTACTGGCCCAGGGTGAGCCCCCCCTGGTTCATCCGATAGCCCCAGTCGAACGTCGAGTCTTGCCGGATGGAGCGGAACAGCTCGGGCAGCCCGTCACCGTTCAGGTCGGAGATGTGCATCACCGGGAAACGGCCTGCCTCCCGAGACGACGCCGACGTGTCCCACCAGAAAACCTGGGGTTCGTGGTCCTGGATGTTGGCCGATACGAAAGACGTCCCGTTGAAGCGGTAGAGCTGGAAGTAGCCGGACTGCCCCGTCAGGGTGTCAGGCTCGATGAGCGCGACCACCTCGGAGGTGCCGTCACCGTCCATGTCGACGATGCGCAGGTCGTCGTCGCTGTTGCCGGTCTTGGACTTGGGGAGCCCCGCGAGGGTCGCCGGTCCGAACAGGCCGGGCGAGCCGGTGGCCAGGCGGAAGTACCAGATGCCCGGGCCCGCCTTGGGCTGCGCCGGCTCATTGGAGGGATAGACAATCCTCGCCTCGTCGTTCTTCCGATACAGCAGGTCATCCCGACCATCGCCGTTGATGTCCAGCGTGTGCAGGGTCCAGAAGTCCTGGATGCCGGGAATGGGTTCGCCATTCCAGCTGGCATCCGGCGGCCCCCACGACTGGACGTCGCGGATGGGCACGGGGTTCGAACCGCTGAGCTCCACGGCCGCCATGGACGTGAAGTCACTGGCCTGGACGACGGGGTCGCTGCAGTCATTGTCCGGGTTCGCGCTGCAGTCGAAGCCGGAGTCGTAGCTGAAATCCACCGAGTCCCGGCAGACGCCGGCCCCGTCACACTCGGACAGACTCTTGACGAGGCTTCGCCGGGTGATGGTGTCGTTCCGGTAGGTGAGCTCGTAGTAGCGCAGCCGGACGTCGTCGCGCGTGGTGGGCGTGGACGCCAGCCCCGGTCCGTACATCTCCAGCCGGTACAGGCGCTGCGTCGAGCGCAGCTTCAGTCCCGCGACGTAGCGGACCGAGCTGTCCTGGCGAAGCGGGCCCGTATAGACGAACCGGACGCTGCGACGGCGAAGCTCCCCGGACGTGTCACTGGTGTGTCCCGAGTAGTCGATGCGATCCGGAAGATGCTCGTAACCCGAGGTGTGGTCCCCCTCAAGGCGGTAGTGGATGCGCATGTCATTGCCCGCCCGGTCCCGGACCTCGGACAGTCCCCAGCTCAGCCGTACCGGTGCCGCCTCATGGCCCGGCTCCACCGCGCCAGTGGTGGCGTCCGCGACCGGCTTCGCCCGGAGTCCCTCCAGGCGAGAGTGGGTGTCCTCGTATCTGCCGTAGGAGAGGATGCGCCCGTCCTTGAGGTACGCCTCGAAGTAGTCGGGAACCCCAGCGTCATCGAGGTACGCAATCACCTTGGTGAAGGACTCCACCTCGGTCCGATACTCGATGGTGTCGGTGGCCGTGGCCACGACCACCAGGCGCTGGCCATCCATGCAGAACGCGTCGTCCTGGGTGAAGCGGATGGGAGCCGTCAGTCCGTCCTGGGCGAACGTCTTGCGGCAACGAGCGATTTGCGAAAGCCCGGAGACGTTCCAGCCCACCCCGAGCATTCCATTGCCGCCACGGCTGCGATAGCTGAGGGACAGCTTCGGCTGCATCCCCGCGCGTCCCGGCGGTACCCAGAGGGGAACGGTGTAGGTCGCCTCGCCATCCGCGGTCACGTTGAAGGCCGCGTCCACCTGGCCCGCCGCGGTGCCCGTGGACTTCTTCTCCGTGGCCAGCTCGGTGTCCGACGGAACCACGAGCGGCGCGTCGCTGAGCTCCCGCGCCTTGCCCTGCGCCAGCGAGGACTCGGGGCTCGGGCCGTCCGCGGAAGTACCGCAGCCCCCCATCCCAAAGAGGATGCAGAGCCCTGATATCGAGATCGGAATGAGGCGCTTCAAGGAATCTCCTCCACACACACCTGACTCACCAGACACGCACCGTTCCTGGACTCAACGCCAGGTGCGCAGGCTCCACGGTCGGAGAACCTGGCGCACGCATCGAAGACGACGTCGCGTCCCATGCCGCGGGCTTCACCTGTCATACGACTGCAGGCTTTCCCCGCTCCCGCACACGTTGCCCTCACAAGACTGACCACCGACACAAATGCCGCACTCGAGGGTGCCCCCGCAGCCATCCGGAATCGCGCCGCAGTTCTTCCCCTCCGCCGAGCACGTCGTTGGCATGCAGCCAGTCACGCAGACATTGTTGCTGCAGTACTGCTTGCTGAGGCACGTGCCGCAGCTCAGCGTGCCACCGCAGCCGTCGGAGATGCTGCCGCACGTCTTGCCCTGGGCCGCGCACGTCGTCGGCGTACAAACCGCGACGCACACGTTGCCGGTGCACTGCTGATTGGCACCGCACGTGCCGCAGCTCAACGTGCCACCGCAGCCGTCGGAGATGCTGCCGCACGTCTTGCCCTGGGCCGCGCACGTCGTCGGCGTACAGGCCGCGACGCACACGTTGCCGGTGCACTGCTGATTGGCACCGCACGTGCCGCAGCTCAGCGTGCCACCGCAGCCGTCGGAGATGCTGCCGCACGTCTTGCCCTGGGCCGCGCACGTCGTCGGCGTACAGGCCGCGACGCACACGTTGCCGGTGCACTGCTGATTGGCACCGCACGTGCCGCAGCTCAGCGTGCCACCACAGCCGTCGGAGATGCTGCCGCACGTCTTGCCCTGGGCCGCGCACGTCGTCGGCGTACAAACCGCGACGCACACGTTGCTGGTGCACTGCTGATTGGCACCGCACGTGCCGCAGCTCAGCGTGCCACCACAGCCGTCCGGCATGGTGCCGCACGTCTTGCCCTGGGCCGCGCACGTCGTCGGCGTACAGGTGCAGGCCAGGGAATCCGACCGGCACACACCGCTCTCATCGATGCTCCCGTCGCAGTTGTCGTCGAGCCCGTTGCACGCTTCCGGCGGTGCCGTGCATGTGCCGGACCAGTGACCGCCGGCACACGTCTCCGTGGAGCCAGGGCATACGCCCCCGCCGGGGCTCTGGCATGCGCGCGTGAGGGTGTTGGTTCCCTGATTCGGCGCGTCGTGACGACGCCGTCCCGATCGTCGTCGCAGTCGTTGCAGTCTTCAGGGGCGGGATCATCCCGCGTGCACACCCCTACCGTGCCGTCGGTGTTGCACCACCGCTTCGCGGAATACCCACCGCAATCATCGGCGCAGGCCAGATACCGCGTCTGGGGCGCGATGTAGCACTGGAATTGCCCGCCGATGCACTGAACCGTGCCGAGGCAGCCGTTCTGCAGCGGATCACACGCGCCCAGAGGGGCGACGTCCTCGTCAATCTGGCCATCACCGTCGTCGTCACACCCGTTGCAGATATCGTCCTTGGTCTTGTAGGCCGAGCACGAGCCGCCGACCACGTTCCCTTCCCCATCACAGGTCCGGTAGCCCGACCGGCCACACACCGAACAGGCGACCGTGGATTGGCCTGTCGGCTCGCATTCGCTCCAGTATTCGTTACAGGTCATCACTCCCTTGCAGGAGGGAGTGAACTGGCAGCTCTGAGTGCCACCTTGAGGAAAACAGGTCGCCTGGGCCCCGCTCGCGAGCAACACCAGCAGCATGGAGCAACCCATCACCAGGATGGTGCTCAAGGATTGAAGTCGTCTGTTCATCGGCTTTGGACTCGCAGGCTTCCTTGGATGGCCTCGGCGGGCGCACGGGCCGCAGGACAGCCGGGGCTCGGCGGCGCGGACGTGTAGCCCACCCGAAGCGAGAATGTCCATTGCTTGACAGACATGGCGGGCAACGACGCACCCCCGGTAAAACCAGGCCTCGGCGCGTCCTGCAACCAGCTGGCGGGCAGCGGCCCGCCACGGCTCAGACGGACGTCATCCGCACCACCTCGTCGAAGGCGGTGAGGCCCTGGGCCAGCTTGCGCACGGCGGCCTCGCGCAGGGTGCGCATGCCGGAGCGGCGGGCCGCCTCCACCAGCTTGTCGTAGGGCGCCTCGCGGGAGACGAGGTCCCTCAATTCACCGCCGCAGGTGACGATTTCGAAGACGCCGGTGCGGCCCACGAAGCCGGTGCCCCGGCAGCGCACGCAGCCGGCGCCCTTGAGCAGCCGCACCCCACCCGGCAGCAGCGGCAGCGGCGCCTGGAGCGCCAGCAATTCGTCCGGAGTGAGTGTCGACTCCTCCGCGCAGTGGCTGCACACCCGCCGCAGCAGGCGCTGGGCCATGACGCCCAGGAGGCTCTGCGCGAGGAGGAAGGACGGCACGCCCAAGTCGCGCATGCGCGCCACCGCGCCCAGCGCGTCGTTGGTGTGCAGCGTGGAGAGCACGAGGTGGCCGGTGAGCGCGGCTTGAATCGCGTTCTCCGCCGTCTCCGGGTCTCGAATCTCGCCCACCATGATGACGTCCGGGTCCTGGCGCAGGATGTGGCGCAGCGCCCCGGCGAAGTCGAGCCCCGCCTTGGGCTGCACCTGCACCTGGTTGAAGGCGTCCCACACCATTTCGATGGGGTCTTCAATCGTGACGACGTTGACGTCCGAGCCGGCCAGCGCCTTGAGCGCGGAGTACAGCGTCGTCGTCTTGCCGCTGCCCGTGGGGCCGGTGACGAGGATGAGGCCGTGCGGCCTGTCAATCCACGACTCGAAGGCGCCCTTCTCGTCCTGCTCGAAGCCGAGCTGGGCGATGTCCTGCACCAGCGTCTCCGGGTCGAAGATGCGGATGACCACCTTCTCGCCGAAGGCGGTGGGCAGCGTGGACACGCGAAGCTCCACCTCGCGGCCGTCGCGCTCCGTCTTGATGCGGCCGTCCTGCGGCTTGCGCTTCTCGGAGATGTCGATGCGCGCCAGCATCTTCACGCGCGAGACGATGGGCGCGTGCACCTGCGCCGGCAGCGTGTACACGGGGTGCAGCACACCGTCGATGCGCAGCCGCACCAGGCTGGTGGCGCGCTTGGGCTCCAGGTGGATGTCCGAGGCGCGGTTGTCGAAGGCGTAGCGCAAGAGGTAGTCCACCGCCTGCACCACGGGCTTGTCGGACGCCTCCAGCTCCTGCGTGCCGCTGAGCGACACGAGCTGCTCGAAGTTGGAGACCTGCGCCCCCACGGTGGCGCCGAAGTCGTCGGCGGCGCGCGCCAGCGTCTTGTTGAAGCCGTAGATGTGGGCAATGGACTTGAGGATGTCCGACTTGGCGCACAGCACCGGGTCCACCGGCATCCCGGTGAGGCGGTGGAGGTTCTCGAAGAGCTCGCGGTCGAACGGGTTGGCCACGGCCACCAGCAGCCGGCCCTGCTCGGTGCGCTCCAGCGGCAGCAGCACGTGCTTCTGCGCGTAGGGCCGGGACACGGTGCGCGTGGCCATGGCCATGTCCAGCTTCAGCGGGTCTATCTTCCGGTAGGCGATGCCCGCGGCGCGCGCGGCGACCTCGGTGACGCGGTCCTCGTCCAGCGTGCCGCGGCCGTTGGCCAGCGGCACCTGGAAGATGGCCACCACCTCCACCGGCGACACGTCGTAGCGCGCGGCCTCCTTGCCGTTGCCCCCCTGCGCCTTGAGGACGCGGGCGCGCGCGGCGGACTCGCGGGCGAGCACCTCCTGCGCCTGCTGGGGCGACAGCAGCCCCTGGGCCACCAGCGCCTCCAGCACGAAGAGCGTGGTGAAGTCATCGCGTCCCCTCGAGGGGATGCCGCCCGCGCCGCTCAGTGCCTGTGCCAAGCCCGTCTCCTTCTCCACCCGCGGCAGTACATCACCCCTTCCTTCTGGAGTGCGCACCGCGGGGAGAGCAGCCTAGCCGCGAACCGCCCGGACGGCGGCATCCACCAGCGCCTCCATCGTGGGGCGCTCCGCGACGGCGGCCGGGGGCACCCCCAGGCGCTCCAGGGCGGCGGCGGTGGTGGGGCCAATCGCCACCACGCGGGCGGCGCCCAGCTTGTCGCGGCCCACCTCCTCCAGGAACACCTCCGCGGTGCGCGGCGAGGCGAAGAGCGCCACGTCCAGCGGCGCCTCCTCCAGCAGCGCCAGGGCCTCGGGCGGCAGCGGCGCGGGCGTGGAGCGGTAGGCCGTCACGCGGGTGACGAGCACGCCCACCTCCCGCAGCCCGTCCTCCAGCTCGCGCCGGCCCTCCTCGGCGGCGGGCAGGAGCACCTCGTCGCCTGGCTGGAGCCCCTCCTTGATGGCCTGGAAGAGGGCCTCGCCGGTGCCCTCCTCCGGCTCCGCCGCCACGTCCAGGCCGAAGCCCTCACAGGTGCGCGCGGTGCGGGGCCCCACGGCGGCCACCTTCACGCGGCGCAGCCGGTCCATGGTGCCGGCCTCGCGCAGCGCCTCCATCAGCGCCTCCACCGCGGACGGGCTGGCGAACACCACCCAGCGGTAGCGTTGAATCTGCTCGGCCGCGGACGCCAGCGGGCGCGGGTCCTCCGGTGGCCGCAGCTCCAGCAGGGGCACGCTGAGCACGTCAGCGCCCTCGTCCTCGAGGAGGAAACACAGCTCCTCGGCCCGCTCACGCGGGCGCGTCACCAACACTCGGATGCCTTCCAGTCGCCGTTCCACGCGCGCGGCAGTCTAGGACTCCCGGGCCTCCGCGCGGCGAGCGAAATCACGCAGGATGTCCGCCGCGCCACGCGAGAGCAGGTCGTCCGCCAGGGACTCGCCCAGCTCCCCGGCGCGCTCCACCGGGCCGCGCACCTCGCCGCGCACCACGTGGGTGCCGTCCGGCCGGCCCACCAGCCCGCGCAGGTGCACGGTGCCGCCGGACACGGTGGCATGGCCGGCCAGCGGCACGGTGCAGCCCCCTTCCAGCTTCGCCAGCAGCGAGCGCTCGGCCGTCACCGCGATGCGCGTGGTGGCGTCCTCCAGCGGAGAGAGCAGCTCGCGCACGCGCGCGTCGTCGGTGCGGCACTGAATCGCGAGCACGCCCTGCCCCACCGCGGGCAGGCTCACCTCGGTGGGCAGCACCTGGGTGACGACGCCCTCCAGGCCCAGCCGCTTCAGCCCCGCGTACGCGAGCACCGCGCCGGAAAGCCCCAGCTCCTTCGTCTTCGCCAGGCGCGTCTGCACGTTGCCGCGCAGGCTGACGATGTCCAGATCCGGCCGCCCCGAGCGCAGGATGCAACTGCGGCGCAGCGAAGACGTGCCCACGCGCGCGCCCTGGGGCAGCGTGTCCAGTGTCAGCCCGCCCAGGCCACAGAAGGCATCACGCGGGTCCTCGCGCACCGGCACCGCCGCGAGCATCAGCCCGTCCGGCAGCACGGACGTCATGTCCTTCAGGCTGTGCACGGCCAGGTCGGCGCGGCCATCGAGCAGGGCCTGCTCGATTTCCTTCACGAACAGCCCCTTGCCGCCGACGGCGGACAGCGGCGCGCCCAGGAAGCGGTCGCCCTCGGTGGTCATCTCCACCAGGGACACCTCGAGCCCGGGGTGACGCGCCTTCAGGAGCGCGCCCACGTGGCGGGCCTGCCAGAGCGCCAGCGGACTCTGGCGGGTGGCGATGCGCACGGCCTTCATCGATTGGCCCCCGTGGCGGACTGGGCGGTGGGGAGCTCGGCGGGAGCGGCCGCGGCGGCGGGCTCCTCTCCCTCCAACAGTCCGAACAGCTCGGCGGCGGCGCCGGCCAGCCGGTTGCCCTCGCCCTCCGGGCCCACGGCGCGCAGGCGCGAGGTGGGCTCATGCAGCAGCTTGTTGACGATGGCGCGCCCCATGGCCTCGATGCTCTTGCGTTGCTTGTCGTTGAGTCCGTCGCCCAGCGCACCCAGCGTGCGCTCCACCTCGGCGCGGGCAATGGCCTCCGCGCGCTGGCGCAGGCGGGCCAGCACCGGCGTGCCCTCGCGCAGGGCGCGCTCCTTGACGAAGCGGGCCACCTCCTGTGCCACCAGCACGCCCGCCTTCTGCGCCTCCTCGGCGCGCGCCGCGGCGTTGTCCGCGACGAACTTCTGGATGTCGTCCACGTCGTACGCGTGCACCCAGTCCAGCTGGCCCACGGCCGGGTCGATGTCGCGCGGCACCGCCAGGTCCACCATGAACAGCGGCCGGCCCCTGCGCGCCCGGCCCACCGCGCCGACGTTCTCCTTCGTGAAGATGGGCACCGGCGACGCCGTGCTGCACACCACCACGTCCGCGGCGGCGAGCAGGGCGAACAGCTCCTCGAAGGGCCGCGCCGTGCCGCCCACCTCCACCGCCAGCGCTTCCGCGCGGGCCAGGGTGCGGTTGGTGATGAACAGCTTCGTGGCGCCCGCGCCCTTCAGGTGGCGCGCGGCCAGTTCGCCCATCTCCCCCGCGCCCACCACCAGCACCGTCTTGCCGACCAGGCCGTCGAACACCTTGCTCGCCAGCTGCACCGCCGCGGCCGCCATGGACGTGGACGCGCGGCCGATGGCCGTCTCCGTGCGCACGCGCTTGGCGCAGCTGAAGGCCGCCGCGCACGCGCGCGTCAGCTCGCCGCGCACTGCGCCCGCACCCTGGCCGCGCTCGAAGGAGTCCTTCACCTGGCCGAGGATCTGGGCCTCGCCCAGCACCATGGAGTCCAGGCTGCCGGCGACGCGGAACAGGTGCACCAGCGCGTTCTCCCCGCGGTGCTCGTACAGGTGCTCCAGCGCCTCCGGGCCGCCCAGCGACTGCAGCTCCGCCACCACGCGCTGGCGCGCGAGCACGGCGTCCGGCGCGGAGAGGTACACCTCCACGCGGTTGCAGGTGGACACCCAGAGCGCCTCCACGGGCGCCTGGGCCAGCCGTTGGACGACCTCCACCTGCCGGGACTCGGACAGGGCCAGCCGCTCACGGACCGTCAGGGGCGCCGTGCGGTGGGACAGGCCGATGCAGATGAGCTCCATACTCAGGGCAACCTCATGGCCGCGGCCGTCGGCACCGCCAGGTCATAGGAAGACAGGAAGGACACCAGCACGAGGCAGAAGCCGGCCATGGTGAGCAGCGCCACGCGGCGCCCGCGCCACCCCGCGAAGATGCGCGCATTCACCAGCGCGGCGAAGACGCCCCACGCCACCACCGTCGCAATCGACTTGCCGTCCCAGTGCCAGCCCAGGTCCGGCGTGGTGGTGACGAAGAAGGCCCCGGTGGCCAGCGTCACCGACAGCGCGATGAAACCCCACACCACGAGGCGCCGGTTGAGCGTGTCCAGGAACTCCAGCGAGGGCAGGCGCGAGAAGAGCAGCCCGAAGCGCTTCGCCTTCACCTGCCGCTCCATGAGGATGTACATGACGCCCACGCCCGCGGCCACGGCGAACGCTGCCAGCCCCAGCAGCGCGAGGGTGATGTGCAGCGGCAGCAGAGGCTGGCGGACGCCCGGCGGCAGCGGCGACTGGCCGCCCTGTATCAACAGACCCGGTATCAACACCGTCACCGCGAGGGGCGTGAGGAACGCGCCGATGACGGGCCGCTTGTAGCGCACGTCCAGCGCCAGGAAGATGGCGAGCAGCAGGAAGGCGAGCGCGGAGAAGCCCTGGGCCAGTCCCACCGGCCGGCCCTCCTGGACGCCGAGCAGTTCGAAGAGGGCCACGCCGTGCAGCGCCAGCCCGCCGCCCACCAGCACGCGGCCGAAGGTGGCCAGCACCTCGTTCTGGCGGACCAGGTAGGCGAGGTAGACCACCGCGGCGATGCCGTAGGCGTGGCAGGCGAGTGAGACGAGCGTATGGCTCATGGGCACAGGCTCTTAACCACCGAAGCCGGGCGATTCAGCCCGGCTTCTCGTGTCTGAAGACGGGCGGTATCAGCCCATCTTGTTGAGGATGAAGGCGGCCAACAGGTCCGCCTCGGAGTCGGGCTTCTTCGCCCCTCCTTCCGGACGGGGCGCCAAGGCCACCTCCGTGACATACCCCGGGACCACTTCGTAGGCGTTGTCCCCCACCAGCACCGAGTCGGCCATCTGCTCGGCCCCCAGGCGGGCGAGCTGCTCGTCGGTCTTCACCCTGGCCACCAGCCCCTGGCCGTCCTCGCCCGATACGAGCTGGACGAAGTGCACCGCGGGGGTGAGGGGGAAGGTCACACCTCCCTCCGCCATCACCACCAGCTTGCCCTCGCGCAGGTCTGCTTTGTCCGCCAGTGCCCACTCCTCGAGCTGGGTCTGGGGCAGGAAGAGCTTCGTCACGCCCGCCAGCTTACACCACCCTCCCCTGGCGCGGGGGGACGTTCGGGGAATTGGGTTGAAACGCCCCCGTTCCATCCGCATCTGTCCGGCCAGATGGGCTGATGCCCGGCCCGTTCTTGCAGGGCCACCGGACGCGTACTAGACGACGCGCCGAATGGCCGGAAGTGGGCCCGAAGGAGACATCATGGCTGGCGACAATGTGACGAACGTCGGGGACGGTGACTTCAACCAACAGGTGCTGGAATCCCAGCAGCCCGTGCTGGTGGACTTCTGGGCCACCTGGTGCGCGCCGTGCCGGGCCATTGCCCCGGCCATCGACGCCCTGGCGACCCAGTTCCAGGGCCAGGTGAAGTTCACCAAGCTCAACATCGACGAGAACCAGGACACCCCGCAGCAGTACGGCATCCGGTCCATCCCCACGCTGCTCATCTTCAAGGGCGGCAAGGTGGTGGAGCAGATTGTCGGCGCGGTGCCCAAGGCCCGCATCGAGGCGGCCCTCCAGAAGGCGCTGTAGTCGCCCGGGGCCCGTGCACGCGGGAGGGCCCCTGCCCGCCCGCGTGCCGCCCCAGCCTCAAGCCTCCAGCAACGCCACGCAGCGGCGCAGCACCTCCAGGCGCGCGTAGCGCTTGTCGTTGCCGGGCACCACGTGCCACGGCGCGTCCGGCCGGTGGGTCTGGTCCAGCATGTCCTGGATGGCGCCCTCGTACTTCCCCCACTTCGAGCGGTTGCGCCAGTCGTCCGGGCCCAGCTTGTAGCGCTTCGTGGGGTCATTCTCCCGCGCGCGGAAGCGCTTGAGCTGCGTCTGCTTGTCGATGTGGACGAAGAACTTCGCCATGCGCACGCCGTCGTCGGTGAGCATGCGCTCGAAGGCATTGATTTCAGCGTAGGCGCGCCGCCACTCGGCCGGCCGGGCGAGGCCCTCCACCCGCTCCACCAGCACCCGGCCGTACCAGCTCCGGTCGAACATGCAGACCTCGCCCGCCCCCGGCGTCCTCGCCCAGAAGCGCCACAGGTAGTGGTGCCGCTTCTCCTCCTCGGACGGCGC contains these protein-coding regions:
- a CDS encoding GspE/PulE family protein, yielding MAQALSGAGGIPSRGRDDFTTLFVLEALVAQGLLSPQQAQEVLARESAARARVLKAQGGNGKEAARYDVSPVEVVAIFQVPLANGRGTLDEDRVTEVAARAAGIAYRKIDPLKLDMAMATRTVSRPYAQKHVLLPLERTEQGRLLVAVANPFDRELFENLHRLTGMPVDPVLCAKSDILKSIAHIYGFNKTLARAADDFGATVGAQVSNFEQLVSLSGTQELEASDKPVVQAVDYLLRYAFDNRASDIHLEPKRATSLVRLRIDGVLHPVYTLPAQVHAPIVSRVKMLARIDISEKRKPQDGRIKTERDGREVELRVSTLPTAFGEKVVIRIFDPETLVQDIAQLGFEQDEKGAFESWIDRPHGLILVTGPTGSGKTTTLYSALKALAGSDVNVVTIEDPIEMVWDAFNQVQVQPKAGLDFAGALRHILRQDPDVIMVGEIRDPETAENAIQAALTGHLVLSTLHTNDALGAVARMRDLGVPSFLLAQSLLGVMAQRLLRRVCSHCAEESTLTPDELLALQAPLPLLPGGVRLLKGAGCVRCRGTGFVGRTGVFEIVTCGGELRDLVSREAPYDKLVEAARRSGMRTLREAAVRKLAQGLTAFDEVVRMTSV
- a CDS encoding uroporphyrinogen-III synthase produces the protein MVTRPRERAEELCFLLEDEGADVLSVPLLELRPPEDPRPLASAAEQIQRYRWVVFASPSAVEALMEALREAGTMDRLRRVKVAAVGPRTARTCEGFGLDVAAEPEEGTGEALFQAIKEGLQPGDEVLLPAAEEGRRELEDGLREVGVLVTRVTAYRSTPAPLPPEALALLEEAPLDVALFASPRTAEVFLEEVGRDKLGAARVVAIGPTTAAALERLGVPPAAVAERPTMEALVDAAVRAVRG
- the hemC gene encoding hydroxymethylbilane synthase; its protein translation is MKAVRIATRQSPLALWQARHVGALLKARHPGLEVSLVEMTTEGDRFLGAPLSAVGGKGLFVKEIEQALLDGRADLAVHSLKDMTSVLPDGLMLAAVPVREDPRDAFCGLGGLTLDTLPQGARVGTSSLRRSCILRSGRPDLDIVSLRGNVQTRLAKTKELGLSGAVLAYAGLKRLGLEGVVTQVLPTEVSLPAVGQGVLAIQCRTDDARVRELLSPLEDATTRIAVTAERSLLAKLEGGCTVPLAGHATVSGGTVHLRGLVGRPDGTHVVRGEVRGPVERAGELGESLADDLLSRGAADILRDFARRAEARES
- the hemA gene encoding glutamyl-tRNA reductase; translation: MELICIGLSHRTAPLTVRERLALSESRQVEVVQRLAQAPVEALWVSTCNRVEVYLSAPDAVLARQRVVAELQSLGGPEALEHLYEHRGENALVHLFRVAGSLDSMVLGEAQILGQVKDSFERGQGAGAVRGELTRACAAAFSCAKRVRTETAIGRASTSMAAAAVQLASKVFDGLVGKTVLVVGAGEMGELAARHLKGAGATKLFITNRTLARAEALAVEVGGTARPFEELFALLAAADVVVCSTASPVPIFTKENVGAVGRARRGRPLFMVDLAVPRDIDPAVGQLDWVHAYDVDDIQKFVADNAAARAEEAQKAGVLVAQEVARFVKERALREGTPVLARLRQRAEAIARAEVERTLGALGDGLNDKQRKSIEAMGRAIVNKLLHEPTSRLRAVGPEGEGNRLAGAAAELFGLLEGEEPAAAAAPAELPTAQSATGANR
- a CDS encoding cytochrome C assembly family protein, which gives rise to MSHTLVSLACHAYGIAAVVYLAYLVRQNEVLATFGRVLVGGGLALHGVALFELLGVQEGRPVGLAQGFSALAFLLLAIFLALDVRYKRPVIGAFLTPLAVTVLIPGLLIQGGQSPLPPGVRQPLLPLHITLALLGLAAFAVAAGVGVMYILMERQVKAKRFGLLFSRLPSLEFLDTLNRRLVVWGFIALSVTLATGAFFVTTTPDLGWHWDGKSIATVVAWGVFAALVNARIFAGWRGRRVALLTMAGFCLVLVSFLSSYDLAVPTAAAMRLP
- the trxA gene encoding thioredoxin, encoding MAGDNVTNVGDGDFNQQVLESQQPVLVDFWATWCAPCRAIAPAIDALATQFQGQVKFTKLNIDENQDTPQQYGIRSIPTLLIFKGGKVVEQIVGAVPKARIEAALQKAL
- a CDS encoding polyphosphate kinase 2 family protein, which produces MSLGAVDLSVSVEDDESYEKELAVLQERAFQLQIQTYLAKRRAVLVFEGWDASGKGGAIRRLTSLMDPRGYKVWPIGAPSEEEKRHHYLWRFWARTPGAGEVCMFDRSWYGRVLVERVEGLARPAEWRRAYAEINAFERMLTDDGVRMAKFFVHIDKQTQLKRFRARENDPTKRYKLGPDDWRNRSKWGKYEGAIQDMLDQTHRPDAPWHVVPGNDKRYARLEVLRRCVALLEA